The proteins below are encoded in one region of Populus alba chromosome 2, ASM523922v2, whole genome shotgun sequence:
- the LOC118063448 gene encoding probable L-gulonolactone oxidase 6 encodes MEIFQRILLSTSCLLLAVFMVDCSPPESHIKCSSTNTDCTITNSYGTFPDRSICRAANVAYPTTEEELISIVAGATVAERKVKVATRYSHSIPKLACPDGQNGLLISTDYLNRTLEIDVQSMTMTVESGVTLRQLINEAAEAGLALPYSPYWWGLTIGGLLSTGAHGSTLWGKGSALHDYVVALTIISPGGPEDGYAKVRSLDESNSTELNAAKVSLGVLGVISKVTLQLQPLFKRSISYVVKKDTDLGDQAASFGRQHEFADITWYPSQGKAVYRIDDRISSNTSGNGLYDYISFRSTPSLGLAAIRATEDAQESLKDPDGKCASAKLITSTLVNLAYGLTNNGIVFTGYPIIGYHNRLQSSGTCLDSPEDALITACPWDSRIKGEYFFQVTFSISLSVVKSFIQDVQNLVKLEPRALCGLEVYNGILMRYVKASSAYLGKEDDALDFDMTFYRNKDPTKPRLYEDIYEEIEQLAVFKYGGLPHWGKNRNLVFNGALRKYKNAGAFLRVKEMYDPLGLFSNEWMDQVLGLRGEVNILKEGCALEGLCVCSQDTHCAPRDGYLCRPGKIYQDARVCALVSTSER; translated from the exons ATGGAAATATTCCAGCGAATCCTCCTATCAACCAGCTGCCTCCTATTGGCGGTCTTTATGGTGGATTGCAGCCCCCCGGAGAGCCATATCAAATGTTCATCAACAAACACAGACTGCACCATCACAAACTCTTATGGCACTTTCCCTGATCGCAGCATATGTCGAGCAGCAAACGTGGCATACCCCACCACAGAAGAGGAGCTGATTTCAATAGTAGCAGGAGCGACGGTGGCCGAAAGAAAGGTGAAAGTAGCAACTCGTTATTCTCATAGCATCCCCAAACTAGCTTGCCCTGATGGCCAAAATGGATTGCTTATAAGCACCGATTACCTCAATCGGACACTGGAAATTGACGTTCAATCGATGACAATGACCGTAGAAAGTGGAGTCACTCTGAGACAGCTTATCAACGAGGCTGCCGAGGCTGGCCTTGCATTGCCGTACTCGCCATATTGGTGGGGCTTGACCATTGGTGGCCTATTGAGCACGGGTGCGCACGGCAGCACATTGTGGGGAAAAGGGAGTGCACTTCATGATTATGTGGTGGCACTAACAATTATTAGCCCTGGAGGACCGGAAGATGGTTATGCTAAGGTCCGGAGCCTCGACGAGAGTAATAGTACTGAGCTCAATGCTGCCAAGGTCTCGCTTGGAGTTCTTGGAGTTATTTCGAAG GTTACTCTGCAACTGCAACCCCTCTTTAAAAGATCCATTTCCTATGTGGTGAAGAAAGATACTGACCTGGGAGATCAAGCGGCTAGCTTTGGGAGACAACATGAGTTTGCAGACATAACGTGGTATCCTAGTCAAGGCAAGGCAGTCTATCGAATTGATGACCGGATTTCTTCTAATACCTCCGGCAATGGCCTATACGACTACATCTCCTTCCGCTCTACTCCTTCTCTCGGATTGGCCGCCATTAGAGCTACAG AGGACGCTCAAGAATCCTTGAAAGACCCTGATGGGAAGTGCGCCAGCGCAAAACTAATTACATCCACCCTCGTGAACTTGGCTTACGGACTAACTAACAATG GAATAGTTTTCACGGGCTATCCTATAATTGGGTACCACAATCGCCTACAGTCGTCAGGAACTTGTCTTGATAGCCCTGAAGATGCATTGATCACGGCATGTCCATGGGATTCAAGAATTAAGGGCGAGTATTTTTTCCAAGTCACATTCAGTATCAGCCTGTCAGTTGTGAAGAGCTTCATTCAAGATGTGCAAAACCTCGTCAAACTGGAGCCTAGAGCATTATGTGGCCTAGAAGTATACAATGGTATCCTCATGCGCTACGTGAAGGCATCAAGTGCCTACCTGGGCAAGGAAGATGATGCTTTGGATTTTGATATGACATTCTACCGAAACAAAGACCCGACGAAACCTAGACTTTATGAAGACATATATGAAGAAATTGAGCAACTCGCAGTGTTCAAGTACGGAGGTTTGCCACATTGGGGAAAGAATAGAAACCTAGTGTTCAACGGTGCACTCAGGAAATACAAAAATGCTGGAGCATTTCTGAGGGTAAAGGAGATGTATGATCCACTGGGGCTCTTTTCCAACGAGTGGATGGACCAAGTCCTTGGACTGAGAGGAGAGGTGAACATATTAAAAGAGGGCTGTGCACTGGAAGGATTGTGTGTATGCTCACAAGACACTCATTGCGCACCAAGAGATGGCTATCTCTGTAGACCAGGGAAAATTTATCAAGATGCAAGGGTTTGTGCCCTTGTTAGCACTTCTGAGCGGTAA